In one Brevibacillus choshinensis genomic region, the following are encoded:
- a CDS encoding LLM class flavin-dependent oxidoreductase produces the protein MEIGLSTFVETTPDVKTGEVISHAQRIREVVEEIVLADQVGLDVFGVGEHHRKDYAASSPAIVLAAAASQTKRIRLTSAVTVLSSADPVRVFQDFATLDAISNGRAEIMAGRGSFIESFPLFGYDLQDYDELFDEKLELLLKIRASEKVTWRGGHRPAINNLGVYPRPVQDPLPVWIGSGGNAQSAIRAGLLGLPLVLAIIGGRPVQFAPIVDLYKRAAIQAGHDPSKLTVASHSHGFVAEDTETAADKFFPSTQQAMNVLGRVRGWGHYDRSSFDAARSFEGALYVGDPETVAQKIIHLRKNVGVTRFMLHVPVGTMPHEDVMNAIRLLGTEVAPRVREEVANWEASR, from the coding sequence GTGGAAATAGGGTTGAGCACATTTGTAGAAACCACACCGGACGTTAAGACAGGCGAGGTGATCAGTCACGCACAGCGTATACGTGAAGTGGTCGAGGAAATTGTACTGGCTGATCAAGTAGGCTTGGATGTCTTTGGGGTGGGCGAGCACCATCGGAAAGATTATGCGGCCTCTTCTCCTGCCATTGTACTGGCTGCAGCAGCCTCGCAAACAAAACGGATTCGACTGACGAGTGCCGTCACGGTGCTTTCGTCCGCTGATCCCGTTCGCGTATTCCAGGACTTTGCGACACTAGACGCGATATCAAACGGACGTGCGGAGATTATGGCGGGTAGAGGTTCCTTTATTGAATCATTTCCGTTGTTTGGCTATGACTTGCAAGATTACGATGAGCTGTTCGATGAGAAGCTGGAGCTGCTCCTGAAAATACGTGCTTCTGAAAAAGTAACCTGGAGAGGCGGACATCGGCCAGCTATCAACAATCTGGGTGTATATCCTCGTCCGGTCCAGGATCCTTTGCCCGTGTGGATTGGTAGTGGTGGTAATGCGCAATCTGCTATTCGTGCGGGTCTTTTGGGACTACCACTCGTTCTGGCGATAATTGGAGGTCGTCCGGTCCAGTTTGCGCCGATTGTCGATCTGTATAAGAGAGCGGCGATTCAGGCAGGCCATGATCCATCCAAGCTAACGGTTGCTTCGCATTCTCACGGTTTTGTCGCGGAGGACACCGAGACAGCCGCTGATAAATTCTTCCCTTCCACGCAGCAAGCCATGAATGTGCTGGGACGTGTGCGTGGGTGGGGGCATTACGATCGTTCGAGCTTTGATGCGGCGCGAAGCTTTGAAGGAGCACTGTATGTAGGCGATCCGGAAACGGTAGCTCAGAAAATCATTCACTTGCGCAAAAATGTAGGAGTCACACGCTTTATGCTGCACGTACCCGTCGGCACCATGCCGCATGAAGATGTCATGAATGCGATTCGTCTGCTGGGGACAGAGGTGGCACCGCGAGTTCGGGAGGAAGTCGCAAACTGGGAAGCATCGCGGTAA
- a CDS encoding N-acetylmuramoyl-L-alanine amidase translates to MFLLKSWGKVLLPLTISSLLVGGYLSPLPSQAPVFSISVAHAEEESSTSLQQAFEQASEEFDVPLGILLSVSYNITNWENHSGSPSFSGGYGIMHLSTNTLKSAAALLDRKADELKKDPVQNIRGAAAVLAQYAQDTTGHVPKNEEDWYGAVAKYSATDRKASALEFADQVYQTINEGVERETSEGQILQLVAKDVEPNTDTAEKVTFAKTTSEKQSTPKPECPKGLDCDFIEAPYVQLEGSDYSNHDISNRPRKGPAINYIVIHNTEETYDDTIKIFTDPLRYVSAHYVIRSKDGHVTQMLKNKDVGWHAGNWYFNSTSIGIEHEGYAIEGANWYTENMYRSSAKLVRYLAREYDIPLDRNHIIGHDEVPGMKPANQSKMHEDPGPFWDWDHYMELMNAPIKDKKKSKKIITIKPDFKHNRPEMTDLKAQPSNFLYLRTAPDNDAPLIIDAAVKPDRDETDPLNWANKAVTGRTFYLADHEDDWDAIWFGGQKAWFYNPSGKNTVAGKGILVTPKKGKDSIPVYGQAYPNPEDYPKGEEPQTVTPLQYTIEKGQVYVAAEKVKSSVFLAPVYVLDPKENIVVIGKEQFYQINFNHRLAFVKVADVDVVKE, encoded by the coding sequence GTGTTTCTATTGAAATCTTGGGGTAAAGTTTTGCTTCCACTTACGATATCCAGCTTGTTGGTGGGAGGGTATCTATCTCCACTGCCAAGCCAAGCGCCAGTATTCTCGATTTCGGTTGCCCATGCAGAGGAAGAATCGTCCACTTCCCTTCAACAAGCTTTTGAACAAGCTTCTGAAGAATTTGATGTTCCGTTGGGCATTCTTCTATCCGTTTCTTATAACATCACCAATTGGGAGAATCATAGTGGAAGCCCGAGCTTTTCTGGCGGATACGGGATCATGCATCTCTCCACGAACACTTTAAAGTCTGCTGCTGCTTTACTCGATCGAAAGGCAGATGAACTGAAAAAGGACCCTGTTCAAAATATTCGAGGTGCTGCAGCTGTACTTGCCCAGTACGCTCAGGACACAACGGGCCATGTTCCAAAGAACGAAGAAGATTGGTATGGTGCTGTCGCCAAGTATAGTGCGACCGATCGCAAGGCTTCCGCGCTTGAGTTTGCCGATCAGGTATACCAAACCATCAACGAAGGTGTCGAACGCGAAACGTCTGAAGGACAAATCCTGCAGCTGGTGGCAAAGGACGTGGAGCCCAACACGGATACGGCAGAGAAGGTAACCTTTGCAAAAACCACCTCTGAAAAGCAATCGACACCAAAGCCCGAATGCCCAAAGGGATTGGATTGTGACTTTATTGAAGCCCCTTATGTCCAATTAGAGGGTAGCGACTATTCGAATCACGACATTTCCAATCGTCCAAGAAAAGGCCCTGCTATCAATTACATTGTCATTCACAATACAGAGGAAACGTACGACGATACCATTAAGATTTTTACAGATCCCCTCCGCTATGTTTCCGCTCATTACGTGATTCGTTCAAAAGACGGACATGTCACCCAAATGCTCAAGAACAAAGACGTGGGCTGGCATGCGGGCAACTGGTATTTTAACAGTACCTCCATCGGCATTGAGCATGAAGGCTATGCGATTGAAGGCGCCAATTGGTACACCGAAAATATGTACCGCAGCTCCGCCAAGCTCGTTCGCTATTTAGCCCGTGAGTACGATATTCCACTCGATCGCAATCACATTATTGGACACGACGAAGTCCCTGGTATGAAGCCTGCGAACCAATCCAAGATGCACGAAGATCCAGGACCGTTCTGGGACTGGGATCACTACATGGAGCTCATGAACGCCCCTATCAAAGACAAGAAGAAATCCAAAAAAATCATCACGATCAAGCCTGACTTTAAGCATAACCGTCCTGAAATGACTGATCTAAAAGCGCAGCCATCCAATTTCCTGTATCTGCGGACAGCTCCCGATAACGATGCTCCACTCATTATCGACGCTGCAGTAAAACCAGATCGAGATGAGACAGACCCCTTAAACTGGGCAAACAAAGCAGTAACTGGACGTACGTTCTATCTCGCAGACCACGAAGACGATTGGGATGCGATCTGGTTCGGTGGACAAAAGGCTTGGTTCTACAATCCAAGCGGGAAAAACACCGTGGCTGGCAAAGGAATTCTCGTAACACCGAAAAAAGGCAAAGATTCGATCCCTGTCTACGGACAAGCCTACCCGAATCCAGAGGATTACCCGAAAGGCGAAGAACCGCAGACCGTTACCCCTCTGCAATACACGATTGAAAAAGGACAGGTCTACGTCGCCGCTGAGAAAGTGAAAAGCAGTGTTTTTCTCGCCCCTGTTTATGTACTAGATCCGAAAGAAAACATTGTGGTTATCGGGAAAGAGCAATTTTATCAAATCAATTTCAATCATCGTCTAGCTTTTGTGAAAGTGGCCGATGTGGATGTTGTAAAGGAATAA
- a CDS encoding DUF4386 domain-containing protein produces MVTTFVLHERVMWTGLGSAASRIFYSAILGMAILSLIVVLLLSGHTNELSSFKIEQTQSLMMLFLEAFESIWSFGLIIFGGHLLIVGYVALKSDSIPNVIGILLLLASIGYMVIHLSKTFLSQYDRVIAILNLIFSMPMMIVGELGFGIWLLLRGGKLPKRA; encoded by the coding sequence GTGGTTACGACGTTCGTGCTTCACGAAAGAGTAATGTGGACAGGGCTTGGGTCAGCAGCTTCTCGGATTTTCTATTCGGCTATATTGGGTATGGCCATACTAAGCTTGATCGTTGTGCTGCTACTCTCGGGACATACAAACGAGTTATCCTCATTTAAAATCGAACAGACTCAATCCCTTATGATGCTATTTCTTGAAGCATTCGAATCTATTTGGTCTTTTGGTTTGATCATTTTTGGTGGGCATCTGTTGATCGTGGGGTATGTGGCTTTAAAATCGGACAGCATTCCTAATGTTATCGGCATTTTATTGTTACTTGCTTCAATAGGCTATATGGTCATTCACCTAAGCAAAACGTTTCTTTCACAATATGATAGGGTAATCGCAATACTTAATCTTATATTTAGTATGCCAATGATGATTGTGGGAGAGCTTGGCTTTGGGATATGGCTGCTGCTGAGAGGAGGTAAACTCCCCAAACGCGCATAA
- a CDS encoding LysR family transcriptional regulator produces MSKLDLYKVFCTVAKRKNFSKAAHDLYMTQPAVSQAIMQLERELDTRLFTRTSKGVFLTNEGSLLFAYANSAINFIRVGEEKILELKNLTTGELKIGVGDTISRYFLLPYLEEFHNRYPNITFKIVNGTTLEICALIKSGEVDIGICNFPIDDLGLELRPCMDVQDVFVCGDKFKSILSGPVSLDQVTQLPLIFLESKANSRKYVEDYILSKGIQISPDFELGSHHLLLEFAKINLGVACVTKEFSREYLDKGLLHEVQLLEEIPKRSIGVCFLKSVSLSAASTKFVELIENKLF; encoded by the coding sequence ATGAGCAAATTAGATCTCTATAAAGTATTTTGTACGGTGGCCAAAAGGAAAAACTTCTCCAAAGCGGCTCATGATCTTTATATGACGCAACCAGCCGTTAGCCAAGCGATCATGCAATTAGAAAGGGAGTTAGATACTCGTCTGTTCACAAGAACATCGAAAGGAGTATTTTTAACGAACGAAGGCAGTCTTTTATTTGCATATGCGAATTCGGCGATTAATTTCATTCGCGTCGGAGAAGAAAAGATACTGGAATTGAAGAATTTAACCACAGGGGAATTAAAAATAGGTGTTGGCGATACGATATCCCGGTATTTTTTACTTCCCTATCTAGAGGAATTTCATAATAGATACCCCAATATTACGTTCAAGATTGTAAATGGTACGACATTGGAGATTTGCGCCCTGATCAAATCCGGTGAAGTGGATATCGGCATTTGTAATTTTCCGATTGACGATCTTGGGCTAGAATTACGACCATGTATGGATGTTCAAGATGTTTTTGTATGCGGGGATAAATTTAAGAGCATCTTATCCGGACCTGTCAGCCTTGATCAGGTAACACAACTGCCATTAATCTTCCTAGAATCAAAAGCGAACTCCAGAAAGTATGTAGAGGACTACATCTTGTCTAAAGGGATACAGATTTCGCCCGATTTTGAATTAGGGTCACATCATTTATTATTGGAGTTTGCAAAAATCAATTTAGGCGTGGCTTGTGTGACGAAAGAGTTTTCCCGAGAGTATTTGGATAAAGGATTATTGCATGAGGTTCAATTACTGGAGGAAATACCTAAGAGAAGTATCGGCGTATGTTTTTTAAAAAGTGTATCGCTATCGGCAGCATCGACGAAATTTGTTGAGCTAATAGAAAATAAGCTATTTTAA
- a CDS encoding coenzyme F420-0:L-glutamate ligase, giving the protein MERVVGTVVRGLRCPIINQGDRIEEIVVDSVLKAAEVEGFRIQDKDIVTVTESIIARAQGNYATIDHIAKDVRSKFGDETVGVIFPILSRNRFAICLRGIAKGAKKIILMLSYPSDEVGNHLVDLDMLDEKGINPWTDVLTEQQFREHFGYEKHTFTGIDYIDYYKSLIEEYGVECEVIFSNNPKTILEYTKNVLTCDIHTRFRTKKILKANGGDKIYSLDNILMTSIDGSGCNEAYGLLGSNKSTETSVKLFPRNCQPIVDNIQQMLKEKTGKHVEVMIYGDGAFKDPVGKIWELADPVVSPAYTAGLDGTPNEVKLKYLADNNFADLRGEELKQAISQYIGQKDTNLVGAMEAQGTTPRRLTDLIGSLSDLTSGSGDKGTPIIFIQGYFDNYTS; this is encoded by the coding sequence TTGGAAAGAGTGGTTGGAACAGTAGTTAGAGGCCTCCGTTGCCCCATCATCAATCAAGGGGACCGCATAGAGGAAATCGTCGTAGATAGTGTGTTAAAAGCTGCCGAAGTAGAAGGCTTCCGCATTCAAGATAAAGATATCGTTACGGTCACAGAATCCATCATTGCTCGTGCTCAAGGTAACTATGCTACGATTGATCACATTGCGAAAGATGTTAGATCCAAATTTGGCGATGAAACGGTTGGGGTCATTTTTCCGATCTTGAGTCGCAATCGTTTTGCCATCTGTCTTCGCGGTATTGCAAAAGGGGCTAAAAAGATCATTCTCATGCTTAGCTATCCATCTGATGAAGTCGGAAATCACTTAGTGGATCTCGACATGCTCGATGAAAAAGGAATTAATCCCTGGACAGATGTTCTGACGGAGCAACAATTCCGTGAGCATTTTGGCTATGAGAAACATACCTTTACCGGCATTGATTATATCGATTACTATAAATCGTTGATCGAAGAATATGGCGTGGAGTGCGAAGTCATTTTCTCCAATAATCCAAAGACCATCCTAGAGTACACCAAAAATGTACTGACTTGTGATATTCATACGAGATTCAGAACGAAGAAGATTTTAAAGGCGAATGGCGGAGACAAAATTTATAGCCTGGATAACATCTTGATGACGTCAATCGATGGCAGCGGATGTAATGAAGCATACGGTCTGCTCGGGTCCAATAAATCGACGGAGACTAGCGTGAAACTATTCCCACGTAATTGCCAGCCTATCGTGGACAACATCCAGCAAATGCTCAAAGAAAAAACGGGCAAGCATGTTGAAGTGATGATTTATGGAGATGGTGCATTCAAAGACCCGGTCGGAAAAATATGGGAGCTTGCTGATCCCGTAGTATCGCCAGCTTACACAGCAGGACTTGATGGCACACCGAATGAAGTAAAGCTGAAATATCTTGCTGATAATAACTTCGCGGACTTGAGAGGGGAAGAGCTGAAGCAGGCTATCTCTCAATATATTGGCCAGAAAGATACGAATCTGGTAGGAGCCATGGAAGCACAAGGTACGACACCTAGAAGATTAACGGATCTGATCGGCTCTCTGTCTGATTTAACTTCTGGAAGTGGAGATAAAGGGACGCCTATTATCTTTATTCAGGGGTATTTTGATAATTATACAAGCTAA
- a CDS encoding TMEM175 family protein, translated as MKANRMEAFSDGVLAIIITIMVLEFKVPECHDWYALSKLGPKILSYIFSFVYVGIYWNNHHHLLHMVRTMNGRLMWLNLLLLFWLSLVPFTTAWMGESRFAATPTALYGIILLLAAFSYRLLQRAIIKQHSGDSSFVVAMGKDLKGKLSPLLYLIAVLTAYVSPWISGFFFVLVAIIWFVPDKRIEHVLKGH; from the coding sequence CTGAAAGCAAATCGGATGGAAGCGTTCAGCGATGGCGTGCTGGCGATTATCATTACGATCATGGTGTTAGAATTTAAAGTGCCGGAATGTCATGACTGGTATGCTCTGAGCAAACTTGGCCCGAAAATTCTAAGCTACATCTTCAGTTTCGTTTATGTCGGCATCTATTGGAACAATCATCATCATCTGCTGCACATGGTACGAACGATGAACGGGCGGTTGATGTGGCTCAACTTGCTGCTTCTCTTCTGGTTATCCCTTGTGCCGTTCACGACAGCTTGGATGGGGGAAAGCCGTTTTGCAGCCACTCCAACAGCGCTGTACGGTATTATTCTACTACTAGCGGCATTCTCGTACCGGCTGCTTCAGCGGGCGATTATTAAGCAGCATTCCGGCGATTCCTCGTTCGTCGTGGCGATGGGAAAAGACCTGAAGGGGAAATTATCTCCCTTGCTCTACTTGATCGCGGTCTTAACCGCATATGTGAGTCCTTGGATATCCGGCTTCTTTTTCGTACTTGTTGCCATAATCTGGTTCGTTCCGGATAAGCGAATCGAGCACGTCCTGAAAGGCCACTAA
- the rlmH gene encoding 23S rRNA (pseudouridine(1915)-N(3))-methyltransferase RlmH, with protein MQISIITVGKLKEKYLREGIDEYSKRLSAYCKLQVVEVSDEKAPEEMSAAEMEQVKRKEGERILAQIKQDQYVIALAIDGQMWSSEKLSAEMDKLALHGRSQVAFVIGGSLGLADAVLKRADALLSFSKMTFPHQLVRLVLLEQVYRAFRISRGEPYHK; from the coding sequence GTGCAGATTTCGATTATTACCGTAGGGAAGCTAAAGGAAAAGTATTTGCGCGAGGGGATCGATGAGTACAGCAAACGACTTTCTGCTTACTGCAAGCTGCAAGTCGTGGAGGTCAGCGACGAAAAAGCGCCGGAAGAGATGAGCGCAGCTGAAATGGAGCAAGTGAAGCGCAAGGAAGGTGAGCGTATTCTTGCACAGATCAAGCAGGATCAGTATGTCATCGCGCTGGCGATCGACGGGCAGATGTGGTCATCGGAAAAGCTGTCTGCGGAAATGGACAAGCTGGCGTTACACGGACGGAGCCAGGTGGCATTTGTGATCGGTGGGTCGCTGGGGCTGGCAGATGCGGTGCTGAAGCGGGCGGATGCTTTGTTGTCGTTTTCCAAGATGACGTTTCCTCATCAGTTGGTTAGGTTGGTGCTGCTGGAGCAGGTGTATCGGGCGTTTCGGATTAGTCGGGGGGAACCGTACCACAAGTAA
- a CDS encoding CxxH/CxxC protein, with the protein MDRKLESVKIEGKDVALLSEFHVRFACMEHFDEELDDYVNDFEAAPDTHQAELLEDESLDKRCRACGAPAKIALLKEKGL; encoded by the coding sequence ATGGACAGAAAGCTGGAAAGTGTGAAAATCGAGGGTAAAGACGTAGCGCTCCTCTCCGAATTTCATGTGCGTTTTGCGTGCATGGAGCATTTCGACGAGGAGCTGGACGACTACGTGAATGATTTCGAGGCGGCGCCGGATACACACCAGGCTGAATTGCTAGAGGACGAGAGCTTGGACAAGCGGTGTCGAGCATGTGGTGCTCCAGCCAAGATTGCGCTTTTGAAAGAGAAAGGATTGTAG
- a CDS encoding S1C family serine protease, whose product MGFYDDLTHVERKNRRGAGVGRTIMTSVTSAVIGGMVVLLTLPTLSNAGYINMVKPGASNVMSNPTANLFAKPVSVRVDTGTVDAVKKVENAVVGVINIGRSRTNWMNSNTQDVEQGEGSGVIFEKKNGKAHIITNYHVIDQAQKLEIALPTGEKVEAKILGADMYADLAVLEIDGAKVSTVAELGDSSTLQVGEPAIAIGNPLGMKFSRTVTQGIISSLERSMPMDFNEDGQDDWELDVLQTDAAINPGNSGGALVNIQGQVIGINTLKISKEGVEGLGFALPINDVKAIVSELMDKGKLERSYLGVQPFDLTNVPRYNWKETLNLPDEVQAGVVIQNEIGKFSPAGEAGLKQYDVIVKLDGKEINTGAQLRKFLTLNKKPGDSVEVTYYRDGFKKTANVKLTKTPEQ is encoded by the coding sequence ATGGGATTTTATGATGATTTGACTCACGTGGAACGGAAGAATCGACGTGGGGCGGGTGTAGGACGTACAATCATGACGTCTGTGACTTCTGCGGTGATTGGGGGAATGGTCGTACTACTTACGCTGCCGACTCTCTCCAACGCCGGATACATTAATATGGTGAAGCCGGGCGCATCGAACGTCATGAGCAATCCAACAGCTAATCTGTTTGCGAAACCGGTCTCCGTCAGGGTAGATACAGGAACCGTAGACGCCGTGAAAAAGGTAGAAAATGCAGTAGTCGGCGTCATTAACATCGGTCGCTCCAGAACGAACTGGATGAATAGCAATACACAAGATGTCGAGCAAGGCGAAGGTTCTGGCGTCATCTTTGAGAAAAAGAATGGAAAAGCCCATATCATTACCAACTATCACGTTATCGATCAGGCACAAAAGCTGGAGATCGCCCTACCTACCGGTGAAAAAGTAGAAGCGAAAATCCTGGGTGCCGATATGTACGCCGATCTGGCTGTACTGGAGATCGATGGAGCTAAAGTGAGTACTGTGGCTGAACTGGGTGATTCTTCGACCTTGCAGGTGGGCGAACCGGCGATTGCCATCGGGAACCCGTTGGGTATGAAGTTCTCCCGCACGGTAACACAAGGTATCATCAGTTCGTTGGAACGCTCAATGCCAATGGACTTTAATGAAGATGGTCAAGATGACTGGGAATTGGATGTTCTGCAAACAGATGCCGCGATCAACCCTGGTAACAGTGGTGGAGCGTTGGTGAACATCCAAGGACAGGTCATCGGGATCAATACACTGAAAATCTCCAAAGAAGGCGTCGAAGGACTGGGCTTTGCCCTCCCGATCAACGATGTGAAAGCCATCGTCAGCGAGCTGATGGATAAAGGTAAACTGGAGCGCTCATATCTGGGTGTCCAACCGTTCGACTTGACGAATGTGCCGCGCTACAACTGGAAGGAAACGCTGAATCTGCCTGATGAAGTCCAAGCGGGTGTCGTGATACAGAACGAAATAGGCAAATTCTCGCCAGCGGGCGAAGCGGGTCTGAAACAGTACGACGTCATCGTCAAATTGGATGGCAAGGAAATCAATACAGGTGCACAGCTGCGCAAATTCCTGACCTTGAACAAAAAGCCGGGCGATTCGGTAGAAGTCACTTACTACCGCGATGGCTTCAAGAAGACAGCGAATGTGAAACTGACGAAGACGCCTGAGCAGTAA
- a CDS encoding MBL fold metallo-hydrolase: MRFSVLASGSTGNAIYVATDRVSVLIDVGITGKQAEAALQTIGVNPADLSAILVTHEHVDHIKGVGVMARRYGLPIYANEKTWGELDGQIGTIKEEQRRFFAVGEKQELEDLGIESFGISHDAAEPMGFCFYQGSKKLSVATDLGYVSDKIKETIRGADAYVFESNHDVELLRMSQYPWSIKKRILSDVGHLSNETAGEALLDCLGGGAERVYLAHLSKENNMIDLARLTVKGILEEKGLVVGDDVHLRDTYPDRPTKLEEL, encoded by the coding sequence GTGAGATTTAGTGTATTGGCAAGCGGAAGCACGGGCAATGCCATCTATGTGGCGACTGACCGTGTCTCTGTGTTGATTGACGTAGGGATAACGGGGAAGCAGGCAGAAGCGGCGTTGCAGACCATCGGAGTCAACCCGGCTGATCTCAGCGCGATTCTCGTCACGCACGAGCATGTCGATCATATCAAAGGGGTCGGTGTCATGGCACGTCGCTATGGACTGCCGATCTACGCGAATGAAAAGACTTGGGGAGAGCTGGACGGACAGATTGGAACCATCAAAGAAGAGCAACGTCGTTTTTTTGCAGTAGGAGAAAAGCAAGAATTGGAAGATTTAGGAATCGAGTCCTTTGGAATCTCCCACGATGCGGCAGAGCCGATGGGTTTTTGCTTTTACCAAGGCTCGAAAAAGCTCAGTGTCGCAACTGATCTAGGCTATGTCAGCGACAAGATCAAAGAAACGATCCGCGGGGCAGATGCGTACGTGTTTGAATCCAATCACGACGTGGAGCTTTTGCGCATGTCTCAATACCCGTGGAGCATCAAGAAACGGATTTTGAGTGACGTGGGACACTTGTCCAACGAGACTGCAGGAGAGGCTCTGCTCGATTGTCTGGGCGGGGGAGCAGAACGCGTGTATTTGGCCCACTTGAGTAAGGAAAACAATATGATCGATTTGGCGAGACTGACCGTGAAAGGTATTTTAGAAGAGAAGGGTCTAGTCGTGGGCGACGATGTCCATTTGCGCGACACGTACCCGGATCGGCCGACGAAGCTGGAAGAGCTATAG
- a CDS encoding two-component system regulatory protein YycI: MDWSRTKTILIWAFLLLDLFLGYQVYVTRISFWNNQDVAQGDKWDMELYLKQQNIALVTEVPQDTPEMSYLNAEYVGINPLSLQEMSGLTATMEKMSLAAKLNPPLPIRGQITPNELLRQIGPRLMYADQYTADMYQSNQGRLLYWQVYQKMPVFVAPLEVYLENGSILGYRQTFFHMRKQENGRQVISGYTALRSLVDKQIIQPGERIESVSLGYYGSYDADIQALAPVWRVIHEGKQHFINAFTGALERPMVTQR; this comes from the coding sequence ATGGATTGGAGTAGAACCAAGACGATTCTGATCTGGGCCTTTCTTCTCCTCGATTTGTTCCTCGGCTACCAGGTGTATGTGACGCGAATTAGTTTTTGGAACAATCAAGATGTGGCACAGGGCGACAAATGGGACATGGAGCTGTATTTGAAGCAGCAAAATATCGCTTTGGTGACCGAGGTGCCTCAAGATACGCCGGAAATGTCTTACTTGAATGCGGAGTATGTGGGGATCAATCCGCTTTCTTTGCAAGAGATGTCTGGTCTGACAGCGACGATGGAGAAAATGTCGCTGGCGGCCAAGCTGAACCCACCTTTACCAATTCGAGGACAAATTACGCCTAACGAGCTGTTGCGCCAAATCGGTCCGCGCTTGATGTACGCAGATCAATACACGGCAGATATGTATCAGTCCAATCAAGGGCGTCTGTTGTACTGGCAGGTGTATCAAAAAATGCCTGTGTTCGTAGCTCCTCTGGAGGTATATCTGGAGAACGGCTCGATCTTGGGATACCGACAGACATTTTTCCATATGCGCAAGCAAGAGAATGGGCGACAGGTGATCTCTGGCTATACAGCCCTGCGTTCGTTGGTGGACAAGCAGATTATACAGCCGGGGGAACGGATCGAAAGTGTGAGTCTGGGCTACTACGGATCGTATGATGCAGATATTCAGGCATTGGCTCCAGTGTGGCGGGTCATTCACGAGGGCAAGCAGCATTTTATTAATGCTTTTACAGGTGCCTTGGAACGACCGATGGTGACACAGCGTTAG